One Cupriavidus necator N-1 DNA window includes the following coding sequences:
- a CDS encoding Bug family tripartite tricarboxylate transporter substrate binding protein, producing the protein METMVPLQSRSIRRLLISLPLLAASAVLMQPVAAHAGYPDKPIKLLIGFPPGGSTDLIGRLVGERLYKALGQPVVIENHGGANGVVAANAVAAAAPDGYTLLLTSMGMTTNPYLYTKSARDPVKDFTPISLLANVPNVIVVNPKLPARNLDELMHLARSHKTPLTSATTGQAAPGHLATELLQRAANVRFSFVPYKGSGPALNDVMAGYVDMSLPTIVAALPAIRSGKVRAIAVTGTGRSSMLPDVPTLSEAGLKDLGGTSGWYGLIGPAKMPREVVERLSQAVVKIMNSADVRERFQANGADPVGSNSDEMAAFVAQDYRRWGELIRAANIKAEGQ; encoded by the coding sequence ATGGAGACAATGGTTCCATTGCAGTCGAGGAGTATCCGTCGTTTGCTCATTTCACTGCCTTTGCTCGCGGCCAGCGCGGTATTGATGCAACCGGTTGCGGCCCACGCAGGCTACCCGGATAAACCGATCAAGCTGCTAATCGGTTTTCCGCCAGGCGGCTCGACCGACCTGATCGGGCGGCTGGTCGGGGAAAGGCTGTACAAGGCGTTGGGCCAGCCAGTTGTCATCGAGAACCACGGGGGCGCCAATGGCGTGGTCGCGGCCAATGCCGTCGCGGCTGCGGCCCCCGATGGCTACACGCTGTTGTTGACTTCCATGGGGATGACGACCAATCCCTACCTGTACACAAAATCGGCGCGTGACCCGGTCAAGGATTTCACCCCGATTTCGCTGCTGGCTAACGTTCCTAACGTGATCGTGGTTAATCCGAAGCTGCCGGCGCGCAACCTGGACGAACTGATGCATCTGGCCCGGTCCCACAAAACGCCTCTGACCTCGGCCACGACGGGCCAGGCGGCGCCGGGTCATCTGGCTACGGAACTGCTGCAGCGGGCTGCCAACGTTAGATTCTCGTTCGTGCCGTACAAAGGCTCGGGCCCGGCATTGAACGATGTCATGGCCGGCTACGTGGACATGTCACTGCCGACTATCGTCGCTGCATTGCCGGCGATCCGGTCCGGCAAGGTACGAGCCATCGCAGTGACCGGAACCGGCCGGTCCAGCATGCTGCCGGATGTCCCGACTCTGTCAGAAGCGGGATTGAAGGATCTTGGTGGCACCTCGGGGTGGTACGGCCTGATCGGCCCGGCAAAAATGCCACGTGAGGTTGTCGAACGACTCAGCCAGGCTGTCGTCAAAATCATGAACAGCGCCGACGTACGGGAACGTTTTCAAGCCAACGGTGCCGATCCGGTCGGGTCCAATAGTGATGAAATGGCCGCCTTCGTCGCGCAGGACTACCGTCGATGGGGTGAACTGATCCGAGCCGCCAACATCAAGGCGGAAGGCCAATAA
- a CDS encoding SDR family NAD(P)-dependent oxidoreductase — translation MRLRDKVAIVTGGGSGLGKAIALRFASEGAIVIIVDVNEAAMASTTEEIQGLGGKARAYKVDVTQQQDLRNFMEDVVAAEGRVDILINNAGITRYRAFGSMGDADWSAVLDLDLKGVFFCAQAAAPYMERQQYGKIVNISSSLGTGTTPHIGGLTPGASAPYASAKAAVIQLTKTLARELGPSGVNVNCVAPGFFLTPLTGATRSPDEVAEHIRVRTSMAVLNRPGRLEELAATVLFFATDDSSFVTGHTLYVDGGRTDRM, via the coding sequence ATGCGACTGAGAGATAAGGTGGCGATTGTCACGGGAGGCGGCTCCGGCCTCGGCAAGGCCATCGCCTTGCGCTTTGCCAGCGAAGGCGCCATCGTGATCATCGTGGATGTGAATGAAGCAGCGATGGCGTCGACCACAGAAGAGATTCAAGGCCTGGGCGGGAAGGCGCGTGCTTACAAGGTGGACGTGACGCAGCAGCAGGACCTGCGCAACTTCATGGAAGACGTGGTCGCCGCCGAAGGGCGAGTCGACATCCTCATCAACAATGCTGGCATCACCCGCTACCGGGCATTCGGCAGTATGGGCGATGCGGACTGGAGTGCGGTGCTCGATCTCGACCTGAAAGGCGTCTTCTTTTGCGCGCAGGCGGCGGCGCCCTATATGGAACGACAGCAGTACGGCAAGATCGTCAATATCTCGTCAAGCCTGGGTACCGGGACCACGCCGCATATCGGCGGGCTGACCCCCGGGGCCAGCGCGCCTTATGCCTCTGCCAAAGCCGCGGTCATCCAACTGACGAAGACACTGGCGCGAGAACTTGGCCCCAGTGGTGTCAATGTCAACTGTGTGGCGCCGGGCTTTTTCCTGACACCGCTGACAGGCGCCACGCGGAGCCCGGATGAGGTGGCGGAGCATATCCGTGTTCGTACCAGTATGGCTGTTCTCAATCGGCCCGGGCGGCTGGAAGAGCTTGCCGCAACCGTGTTGTTCTTCGCCACTGACGATTCCAGCTTTGTTACCGGCCACACACTTTATGTGGACGGTGGGCGAACCGACCGGATGTAA
- a CDS encoding Bug family tripartite tricarboxylate transporter substrate binding protein: MTGFFFAASASGARLRVVVLRLMAAAFACAVAMTAMAGAAQSYPDRPIRWIVPWPPGGGADLLARILHARLGQVLGQPVVIDNRGGAAGNIGAAAGARAAPDGYTLTFAYSATHSINPLVFPRMPFTEDDFAPVIFLTLVPQVLVVNANLPVHNVQELIALSKKRQVTYASSAPGSIGHLGGELLASMTGANMLHVPYRGGGPALTAVLSGEIDALIGIPVVVGPQIKAGKLRAIGITTSKRTVVLPGVPTIAESGVPTFDVSSWNGVLVPAGTPPEVIARLNAAFNKTLADPKVRAQLAEAGYEIVGGEPERMSRFIVSELGKWRPVVKKVNLHVE; the protein is encoded by the coding sequence ATGACGGGATTCTTCTTTGCGGCCAGCGCCAGCGGTGCGCGGCTTCGTGTAGTGGTTCTGCGACTGATGGCGGCCGCCTTCGCCTGCGCCGTCGCGATGACGGCAATGGCCGGCGCGGCACAGTCCTATCCGGACCGGCCCATCCGCTGGATCGTGCCGTGGCCGCCGGGTGGGGGCGCTGATCTGCTCGCGCGGATACTGCATGCGCGGCTGGGGCAGGTTCTTGGCCAGCCCGTTGTGATCGACAACCGCGGGGGGGCAGCGGGCAACATTGGCGCTGCAGCAGGGGCCAGAGCGGCCCCGGACGGGTACACACTGACCTTTGCATATTCGGCGACGCATTCGATCAATCCGCTTGTGTTCCCCAGAATGCCCTTCACCGAAGATGACTTTGCGCCCGTGATCTTCTTGACGCTGGTCCCGCAGGTGCTCGTGGTCAACGCCAACCTGCCGGTTCACAACGTGCAGGAACTCATTGCGCTGTCGAAGAAGCGACAGGTTACCTATGCGTCGTCAGCGCCGGGGTCCATAGGCCACCTTGGCGGTGAACTGTTGGCGTCGATGACCGGCGCCAACATGCTGCACGTGCCCTATCGAGGCGGCGGTCCAGCCCTGACAGCAGTGCTGTCCGGCGAAATCGACGCCCTGATCGGCATACCCGTCGTCGTCGGGCCGCAAATCAAGGCCGGAAAGCTGCGTGCGATCGGCATCACGACGTCGAAGCGGACTGTTGTACTGCCAGGTGTACCAACGATAGCGGAATCAGGCGTGCCGACCTTCGACGTGAGCTCATGGAATGGCGTACTGGTCCCGGCCGGGACGCCGCCCGAGGTGATCGCCCGGCTCAATGCGGCATTTAACAAGACCCTGGCGGATCCGAAGGTGCGCGCGCAACTCGCCGAAGCCGGGTACGAGATCGTCGGGGGCGAGCCCGAGAGGATGTCCCGCTTTATCGTGAGCGAACTGGGCAAATGGAGGCCGGTAGTGAAAAAGGTAAATCTCCACGTCGAATGA
- a CDS encoding FAD-dependent oxidoreductase yields MKSIDTDVVIVGAGIAGLTTAVRLSEQGIKTLVLESGESGKYLCNTRLAGGAFHVAHQDVADDSQVILRAITRRTGDSASTELVEALANDIGEATRWLKRQGVRFIRVGYESYRKHTLAPPIATRGREYWVGRGGDVLLRTLASGLQKHGGKILHGARATGLTMRDSACVGLHAEFTSGPVDIEARAVVICDGGFHSNMDLLREFISPAPEKLKQRNAQTGHGDGLRMAREAGAQLVGLNRFYGHVLAQDAMHNDDLSPFPMMDFVCAAGIVVDLSGRRFVNEGLGGVTMANTIAAQADPLGATVIFDADIWNGPGREYLISANPTLVSSGGTLFSATDLGSLASQVGVPAEVLQQTVAQYNAAVDSGLAGNLAPTRTTDGYQAWPIRKAPFYAVKLCAGITYTMGGIAIDVDGRVLDTANRPIANLYAAGCATGGIEGGGDREQVAYIGGLSRSTVFGLRAANAIASTLIPA; encoded by the coding sequence ATGAAATCGATCGATACCGATGTCGTCATCGTCGGCGCAGGGATCGCGGGTCTGACAACGGCCGTGCGTTTGTCGGAACAAGGCATCAAAACGCTGGTGCTGGAGAGCGGGGAGTCGGGGAAATACCTGTGCAACACGCGCTTGGCTGGCGGCGCGTTCCACGTCGCGCACCAGGACGTGGCAGACGATTCACAGGTGATCCTGCGTGCCATCACCAGGCGCACCGGTGACTCCGCAAGCACCGAACTGGTGGAGGCGCTGGCAAACGACATTGGCGAAGCGACCCGATGGCTGAAGCGGCAGGGCGTTCGGTTTATCAGGGTGGGGTATGAGTCGTACCGCAAGCATACCCTGGCACCGCCGATCGCGACGCGGGGCCGCGAGTATTGGGTAGGCCGCGGTGGTGATGTGCTGTTGCGCACCCTGGCCAGCGGCCTGCAGAAACACGGCGGCAAAATCCTGCACGGCGCTCGCGCCACCGGCCTGACCATGCGTGACAGCGCCTGTGTCGGCTTGCACGCGGAGTTCACGTCGGGACCGGTCGATATCGAGGCAAGGGCTGTCGTGATCTGCGACGGCGGATTCCATTCGAACATGGATCTGCTGCGCGAGTTCATCAGCCCCGCGCCGGAGAAGCTCAAACAGCGGAACGCGCAGACTGGCCATGGCGATGGGCTACGGATGGCTCGCGAAGCGGGCGCGCAACTGGTGGGGCTCAACCGGTTCTACGGCCATGTGCTGGCGCAGGACGCCATGCACAACGATGACCTGTCGCCATTCCCGATGATGGATTTCGTGTGCGCAGCGGGAATTGTCGTCGACTTGTCCGGCCGGCGGTTCGTGAACGAGGGCCTGGGCGGCGTGACCATGGCCAACACGATCGCGGCGCAGGCGGATCCGCTGGGCGCAACGGTAATTTTCGATGCGGATATCTGGAACGGGCCCGGGCGCGAGTATCTGATTTCCGCCAACCCGACATTGGTGTCGAGCGGAGGCACCCTTTTCTCCGCCACCGACCTCGGCAGTCTGGCAAGCCAGGTCGGCGTGCCCGCTGAAGTCCTGCAGCAGACGGTGGCGCAGTACAACGCGGCCGTAGACAGCGGCTTGGCCGGCAACCTGGCACCAACGCGCACCACCGATGGCTATCAGGCCTGGCCAATCCGCAAGGCGCCGTTCTACGCGGTGAAGCTCTGCGCCGGCATCACCTACACCATGGGCGGGATCGCCATTGACGTTGACGGGCGAGTGCTAGACACAGCCAACCGGCCGATTGCGAACCTGTACGCGGCTGGCTGCGCGACGGGTGGCATCGAAGGCGGTGGTGATCGAGAGCAAGTCGCGTACATCGGCGGGCTCAGCCGGTCCACGGTCTTTGGCTTGCGCGCAGCGAATGCGATTGCGTCGACGTTGATCCCGGCGTGA
- a CDS encoding CapA family protein: MSGSVTVLIGGDCGPAHGARDGFAIEGYTELVRPVLEQADMRFVNCMRTYSNRGIKADHAPQVAQPVEMAEIYTNGMFDAVTMSNNHTYDAGPDAMLDTRDLLNSRGIQVTGAGRNLKEARRAAIVEKNGVKVAYLGYTSVAAAGSEARPDKPGVTSIRIRTSYETRGPHQPVGIRTEPDPEDLAMLLEDIRELRKEADIVILAFHSGVIRLPRVIADYQVAVSHAAIDAGADLVVAHAPHIPKAVEVYKGKTIFYSLGVFAMTKGFPAPSWSEPAWAHGAVRNHTDLDPDYPLMPYGKACTLSLLAKAVVSKEGVLRVGFLPMAMDQRYRPEVLRRGHPKFDEVVNYLEWASVDMPHTFHVEGDEVIVTA, from the coding sequence ATGTCTGGCAGTGTGACGGTGTTGATCGGCGGTGACTGTGGTCCTGCGCATGGGGCGCGGGATGGTTTTGCGATTGAGGGCTACACGGAGTTGGTGCGCCCCGTGCTCGAGCAGGCGGACATGCGGTTCGTGAACTGCATGCGGACTTATTCGAACCGAGGTATCAAGGCGGACCACGCACCACAGGTAGCGCAGCCGGTCGAGATGGCGGAGATCTACACCAACGGCATGTTTGACGCCGTCACCATGTCGAACAACCACACCTATGACGCCGGGCCTGACGCCATGCTGGATACCCGCGATTTGCTGAATTCGCGGGGCATTCAGGTGACAGGTGCGGGTCGGAACCTCAAGGAAGCCCGCCGTGCCGCAATCGTGGAAAAGAACGGCGTGAAGGTGGCCTACCTTGGCTATACGTCGGTCGCCGCGGCCGGCAGCGAAGCCAGGCCCGACAAGCCCGGCGTCACGTCGATCCGGATCAGGACGTCCTACGAAACCCGCGGTCCGCACCAACCAGTTGGCATCCGGACGGAGCCCGATCCCGAGGATCTGGCCATGCTTCTGGAAGACATCCGGGAGCTGCGCAAGGAAGCGGACATTGTCATCCTGGCTTTTCACTCCGGCGTCATTCGCCTGCCACGCGTGATCGCGGACTACCAGGTAGCCGTTTCGCACGCCGCCATCGATGCAGGCGCCGACCTGGTCGTCGCGCATGCGCCGCACATTCCGAAGGCGGTGGAAGTCTACAAAGGCAAGACGATTTTCTACAGCCTGGGCGTTTTTGCCATGACGAAGGGCTTCCCGGCACCGTCCTGGTCAGAGCCGGCATGGGCACATGGTGCGGTCCGGAATCATACCGATCTCGATCCCGATTACCCGCTCATGCCATATGGCAAGGCGTGTACCCTGAGCCTGTTAGCGAAAGCAGTGGTGTCAAAGGAAGGGGTGCTGCGCGTCGGATTCCTGCCCATGGCGATGGACCAGCGGTACCGGCCGGAAGTTTTGCGCCGCGGACATCCGAAGTTCGACGAGGTCGTCAATTACCTGGAATGGGCGTCCGTGGATATGCCGCATACCTTCCATGTTGAAGGGGACGAGGTAATCGTCACCGCCTGA
- a CDS encoding MmgE/PrpD family protein, whose translation MRAGKILSTIRNPLKMTPITETSHQPLANARRLIEFLHGLGNECPTAPMEKARWCLLDALGCALLGARQPWSEIMTAEVLADGTHGSCTIVGRVGNVAPSHAALCNGTAMHGFELDDLLSEALIHPGAVIVPAVLAAAEAAEATGVQMLRAIAAGYEATARISMALGMDPSQRGFHKTSVVGPVAGAIAAGVAMRLPLDQLLNAVGLACSCASGVKNFAVGSAGMVKRMHAGRAAEAAVRMAMLARRGFTAPPGAIDGKFGLLDAFSGDTAKPALLDANLGNRWALDDVWVKVYPICGWIQGVVQLLLAMREQSGVEAHKVARIVVATSAFAVRYNGNTEVADTMDAQYSIPYCASVALTGDPGDPKAFSLDAIGDPVRAELAKRVELLVDPVADEVYPKQFACRVEVHLKGGGVLHAQTRDAHGTPGNPCDIGEQIDKFNRLASLSGFAVPAQAVVDAVQRLESLTSVTTLTRLLRP comes from the coding sequence GTGCGCGCCGGCAAAATTTTGTCGACCATTCGGAATCCCCTCAAGATGACACCTATCACAGAGACGTCACATCAGCCGCTGGCCAACGCACGCCGGCTCATCGAGTTCCTGCACGGGCTTGGCAACGAATGCCCGACCGCGCCCATGGAGAAAGCCCGTTGGTGCCTGCTCGATGCGTTGGGCTGCGCACTGCTTGGGGCACGTCAGCCCTGGAGCGAGATCATGACCGCGGAGGTGCTCGCGGACGGCACTCACGGTTCGTGCACCATTGTTGGCCGGGTCGGCAACGTCGCACCCAGCCATGCCGCGCTGTGCAACGGCACGGCGATGCACGGGTTCGAACTGGACGACTTGTTATCCGAGGCCCTGATTCATCCGGGGGCGGTCATCGTGCCGGCCGTGCTCGCCGCAGCCGAAGCCGCGGAGGCCACCGGTGTGCAGATGCTGCGGGCCATCGCGGCGGGGTACGAGGCGACCGCACGCATCAGCATGGCGTTGGGCATGGATCCCTCGCAGCGCGGCTTTCACAAGACCAGCGTGGTGGGCCCCGTCGCCGGGGCGATTGCCGCGGGCGTGGCGATGCGCCTGCCGCTGGACCAGTTGCTCAACGCAGTCGGACTCGCGTGTTCCTGCGCATCCGGAGTCAAGAACTTCGCGGTTGGCTCCGCGGGCATGGTCAAACGCATGCACGCTGGCCGCGCTGCCGAAGCGGCGGTTCGCATGGCGATGCTTGCGCGCCGCGGTTTCACCGCGCCACCCGGGGCGATCGATGGCAAGTTTGGATTGCTTGATGCATTCAGCGGCGACACTGCAAAACCGGCGTTGCTCGATGCAAACCTTGGAAACCGTTGGGCCCTTGATGACGTCTGGGTAAAGGTGTATCCCATCTGTGGCTGGATCCAGGGGGTGGTGCAATTGCTTCTTGCGATGCGCGAGCAGAGCGGCGTCGAAGCGCACAAGGTCGCCAGAATCGTGGTCGCGACAAGCGCATTCGCCGTTCGGTACAACGGCAATACGGAGGTGGCCGATACCATGGATGCGCAGTACAGCATCCCTTACTGTGCATCGGTCGCGCTTACCGGGGATCCGGGAGATCCGAAGGCGTTCAGCCTGGATGCGATTGGCGACCCGGTCCGGGCCGAGCTGGCGAAGCGGGTCGAGCTCCTGGTGGATCCTGTCGCGGATGAGGTGTATCCAAAGCAGTTTGCCTGCCGTGTTGAAGTCCATCTGAAAGGTGGCGGCGTCTTGCATGCGCAGACGCGCGACGCGCACGGAACGCCTGGGAATCCTTGCGACATCGGAGAGCAGATCGATAAGTTCAATCGCCTGGCAAGCCTGTCCGGCTTTGCTGTTCCCGCGCAAGCCGTGGTGGATGCGGTGCAGAGACTGGAGTCGCTGACGTCGGTGACGACCCTGACCAGGCTGCTTCGTCCATAG
- a CDS encoding YciI family protein, producing the protein MMLLTGRLPMPELDAGISPPGDTEMLWMINCTDKPNSAALREKYLTTHRAYLDGWNDKIFFSGPQQNDDGSAFVGSFFIIDVPSRAEAQRFIEGETFHAAGVFETVNIRRLKKGRFHPQVAEAA; encoded by the coding sequence ATGATGCTGCTCACGGGCCGGCTGCCAATGCCGGAACTCGATGCTGGAATATCACCACCAGGAGATACAGAAATGCTTTGGATGATCAACTGCACCGACAAGCCGAATTCCGCTGCACTGCGCGAGAAATACCTGACCACGCATCGCGCTTATCTGGATGGCTGGAACGACAAGATCTTTTTCTCTGGTCCGCAACAAAACGACGATGGCTCCGCCTTCGTGGGTAGCTTTTTTATTATCGACGTACCGAGCCGGGCCGAGGCGCAGCGCTTCATCGAAGGCGAAACCTTTCACGCTGCCGGCGTGTTTGAAACAGTGAATATCCGCCGGCTGAAAAAGGGGCGTTTCCATCCCCAGGTGGCTGAGGCCGCCTGA
- a CDS encoding Bug family tripartite tricarboxylate transporter substrate binding protein, with amino-acid sequence MSKLFSRRRLLTTTLALAVASTAGGAWAQRPYPNRPVKILVGFAPGGFTDVAARLVAQKLSMALGQPVVVENRPGANGLIASDATANSPPDGYTLMLSSIGLTTNPLLTKRVHYDPVKGFTPISLLAIVPNVLVTYPGVPAKSLAELLALARTRQSPLTQASAGNGSPGHLSGALLQVMAGIRLDHVPYKGSGPAINDLIGGHVDISFPTIPTALPLVKAGKVRALAVTGGKRSPLMPDVPTVAEAGVPGYDTGGWYGLVGPAGMPGDIAVLLSNEVAKIMKMPDVRERFIAEGAEPVGSNSADMNAFLVKDVERWTGVVKAAHIEAK; translated from the coding sequence ATGAGCAAGCTATTTTCACGCAGAAGACTGTTGACCACGACACTGGCATTGGCGGTCGCGTCGACAGCTGGCGGCGCCTGGGCCCAGCGGCCTTATCCCAACCGGCCTGTCAAGATCCTCGTCGGATTCGCGCCGGGAGGCTTTACCGATGTCGCCGCACGCCTGGTCGCGCAGAAACTTTCCATGGCACTGGGCCAGCCCGTCGTGGTTGAAAACCGGCCCGGCGCGAACGGGTTGATCGCAAGCGATGCGACCGCGAATTCGCCACCGGACGGCTATACGTTGATGCTGTCTTCGATCGGCCTCACCACGAATCCACTGCTTACCAAGCGGGTGCATTACGACCCAGTCAAGGGGTTCACCCCGATTTCACTGCTTGCCATTGTGCCCAATGTCCTGGTTACCTATCCCGGTGTGCCGGCAAAGAGCCTTGCCGAACTTCTGGCACTGGCGCGCACCCGTCAGTCACCGTTGACGCAGGCGTCCGCGGGGAACGGTTCCCCGGGGCACCTCTCTGGCGCGTTGTTGCAGGTGATGGCGGGGATACGGCTGGATCATGTTCCCTACAAAGGATCGGGCCCGGCAATCAATGACCTGATCGGTGGTCACGTCGATATTTCCTTCCCCACGATTCCGACGGCCTTGCCGCTGGTGAAGGCTGGCAAGGTCCGGGCGCTTGCCGTCACAGGGGGCAAGCGCTCGCCGTTGATGCCCGATGTACCGACCGTCGCGGAGGCGGGCGTGCCGGGGTATGACACTGGAGGGTGGTATGGGCTGGTGGGGCCGGCCGGCATGCCCGGGGACATTGCCGTGCTGCTCAGCAACGAGGTCGCAAAGATCATGAAGATGCCCGATGTCAGGGAGCGCTTCATCGCCGAAGGCGCCGAACCGGTCGGATCGAATAGCGCGGATATGAACGCATTCCTCGTCAAGGACGTGGAGCGTTGGACCGGAGTCGTGAAGGCTGCGCATATCGAAGCCAAGTAA
- a CDS encoding Ldh family oxidoreductase, which yields MTEKLLDTDNDNTIRMSVNEAKALGEDALGKLGYTPEEAATIAAHLVDAATWGYEFAGLPRILVIAERQELKKPRTPVSIVRETPVSALLDGGNNVGYISLNRAVEVVIEKVRQSGIAIVGLRNSWFAGRNAYYLEKIAREGFATLYFGSSSPTVVPPGAVRKALGTNPLAIALPGKIDPFIFDMGTASVMSGELLMKAFLGETFHEDVGIDKHGQPTRVASELLEGGVLPFGGHKGYGLSVAIQALGLVAGARMRNGDVSDFGYLFVAFNPELLMPTEQFTSEMEELLVSIRGLPRQAGVAEIRIPSERGFRERELRRKQGVLVNKRVVERLQQLTH from the coding sequence ATGACCGAAAAGCTGCTGGATACCGACAACGACAACACCATTCGCATGAGCGTGAACGAGGCGAAAGCGCTCGGCGAGGACGCACTGGGCAAGCTGGGGTACACGCCAGAAGAGGCCGCGACGATCGCCGCACACCTGGTTGACGCGGCCACTTGGGGCTATGAATTCGCGGGTTTGCCACGGATTCTAGTGATTGCTGAACGGCAGGAACTGAAGAAGCCGCGTACGCCGGTATCGATCGTGCGCGAGACGCCGGTGTCAGCGTTGCTCGATGGCGGAAACAATGTGGGCTACATCTCGCTCAACCGTGCCGTCGAGGTCGTCATCGAAAAGGTACGCCAGTCCGGCATTGCCATCGTCGGCCTGCGCAATAGCTGGTTTGCCGGGCGCAATGCCTATTACCTGGAGAAGATTGCCCGGGAAGGGTTTGCCACGCTTTACTTTGGCAGCAGCAGTCCCACCGTGGTGCCGCCCGGGGCGGTTCGCAAGGCGCTCGGCACCAATCCGCTCGCCATTGCGCTACCCGGCAAGATCGATCCGTTCATCTTCGATATGGGCACGGCCTCGGTCATGTCGGGTGAACTGCTGATGAAGGCGTTTCTGGGCGAGACGTTTCATGAGGACGTCGGCATCGACAAGCACGGCCAACCGACGCGCGTCGCGAGCGAATTGCTGGAGGGCGGTGTGCTGCCCTTTGGCGGACACAAGGGCTATGGCCTGTCGGTCGCCATCCAGGCGCTCGGACTGGTGGCGGGCGCACGGATGCGCAACGGCGACGTCAGTGACTTTGGCTACCTCTTCGTGGCATTCAATCCGGAACTTCTGATGCCGACTGAACAGTTCACGTCGGAGATGGAGGAACTGCTGGTCAGCATCAGAGGACTTCCGCGGCAAGCCGGTGTCGCGGAAATCCGCATTCCTTCCGAGCGCGGTTTTCGCGAGCGGGAGCTCCGGCGCAAGCAAGGCGTCCTCGTCAACAAGCGCGTCGTAGAACGCTTGCAGCAGTTGACCCACTGA